AGATACTGATGTCGGTAAGACTGTTGCCAGTTGTGCATTGTTGCAAGCCGCAGCCCTCCAAGGCTTCCGCACCGCGGGTTATAAACCGGTAGCATCTGGCAGTCAGATGACAGCCGATGGCTTGCGTAACAGTGACGCTCTGGCATTACAGGCGAATAGCACTCAAACATTGTCTTATGCACAGGTGAATCCATTGACACTGCTAGAGGCGACCTCGCCGCATATTGCCAGTGTCAGTGAAGGGCAGGAGATTCATTTGCCGGTCTTATCACAAGGCTTACGCCAACTTGAGCAATCAGCTGACTGGATATTGGTCGAAGGGGCAGGGGGTTGGTTTACGCCCCTTTCGTCACAGGCGACGTTTGCCGATTGGGTGCAGCAGGAACAATTGCCAGTGATAATGGTTGTTGGGGTAAAACTTGGCTGCATCAATCATGCACTGTTGACGGTTTTGGCGATTGAGCAAGCGGGGCTACCTTTGGCCGGTTGGGTGGCGAATGAGGTGATACCGGCAGGACGGCGGCAAACTGAATACATGGCAACACTGAAACGGATGATAAACGCACCGTTACTAGGGATTGTTCCCCATCTTGCGGATTTGGCTACTTCTCCTGTGACAGAGCGACGCGATCTTGGTCGCTATCTGGATCTGAGTTTATTAGCAGTGCACCGCCGCCCAGATTAAAGGTAAATACGGATTTTTAGCCATTTGGTGGTTAAAAGGGCTAATAACAAGTATTAGCCCACTATTTCGTCTGGTATAAATAGGGGGGCGCATAGCAGTATTGAGCCATCTCAACTGGCCAAATGCTCAATGATCATATTTTCATCCAACTGATCTAACGTCCCTTGCGCCACATTTCTCCCTCCTGCCATCAAGCAAAATCTATCTGCAACATGTTGAATAAACGGTAATCGATGTTCGACCAGCAATACCGTCATGCCAAGGCTACGGCTAAGTTGGTGCAGGATATTGCCGATGTCCTCACTCAGTGGCGGCAACGTACCGTTACCTGGCTCATCAAGAATAAGCAATTCAGGTTCGGCGACCAGCGCGCGGGCAATCGCCAACTGTTGTTGCTGGTAACGGGTAAGTTCTCCACCCCGTTGATGACGTTTGTCATACAACAGAGGGAACAACTCAAAAACCCAGCCCGGGATATGGCGTGATTTATGTCCAGCGAGCACGGCTATCAACATATTCTCCTCAACACTCATTTGGGAGAATATCTGTTGCCCTTGCGGAACATAGCCGATACCTAGCGCAGTGCGCCCTTCAACAGGTTGCTGTAACAAATTCTGCGGCGGTTCATGGTTCGGCTGCCAGGTCATGGTGCCACTCATAACGGGCAGATGGCCCATGATGCAATTAATTAATGTGGTTTTCCCTACGCCATTACGCCCAATCAGGCAGGTGCATTGGCCGCGGGGAATCTCCAGATTGATATCCCAAAGAATATGGTTCTGACCATAGTATTGATTTACAGCGGTTAAACTCAGCATCAGTGCTTCTCCTCAGTCGATCTCAGTTGCTCACAGGTATCCCGGTGTTCTGTAACGGCTAGTGAAGGATTAACCAGCAAATCTGCATACTTGGTAGCGGCAGCACTGCATAAAACACCACATTTCTAGCGGGTGGTTGCGAGTGTCTTTTGTTCCTCAAACAAGTAAGCAACTCTTGGGCCAAGTTGCGATGAGTTGAGATAAAATACGTATGTTAACGGGCTGTAAATGGTTTTGGCGCGCAAGGGGAAACTAAAACGGCTAAAACAGCTGGAGGGCCAGTGGTGAGTGGGTTTTTATTGCACTCAAGCAGTGCTATACAGAAAATAATGGTGCAATAAAAATACAGGACTTCTTGCACTGCTGAGTAGCCTCACAGAAAGAACTAAAATTATAGAATTAGCAAATAGATTTGTTAGCACTAATTGAAATATGCGGTGAAATAAAAATGTAAAAAAAACACTAAAAAAGTCAGTTTGTCACTATAACTTCGCGAAGCTTCGCTTTTCGCCAACACGCGGCCCTTATGGGGTTGAATGAGTTATCCACCATTCCTGTGGATAACCTTGTGCATTAGCCATAGAAAACTGATGGCAGACGAGAGCGGACGCGGCTTCCGCTCCTGTTGTCCGGATTCTCGACTTTTTGATAAAAATTTTAATTTTCAATGAGTTAATTAAAATCAAGCATTCAGAAAATATAGCTGGCACACATGGGTAATCTTTAATCAATTAACTATCAATAATGTGTCGATGTTCATAGCTGGGGATAAAAATACTTTTAGGGGGCAAATGCTATCCACATATCACTGTAATAATGCGTGCAATATTGCATTGAGAGAAATTTCAGCATTTTGGTGCTTGAAGCTGGTTTTATATCCAGTATCATAGCAGTGGCAAAAATCTATGGGGCTTTCATAATTAGCCTCCTGACAGTTTGTATTTCTCCGGTGGGTAGCAAATTCATGAGTAAATCATTCAAACTACATTCTGAGTTTAAGCCAGCAGGTGATCAGCCTGAGGCCATCCGGAAACTGGAGGAGGGGCTGGAAAATGGTCTGGCTCATCAGACGCTGTTGGGGGTAACCGGCTCGGGCAAAACCTTTACGGTGGCCAATGTTATTGCTGACCTGAATCGGCCCACCATGGTGTTAGCCCCCAACAAAACCCTGGCGGCACAGCTTTATGGTGAGATGAAAGAGTTCTTTCCCGAGAATGCGGTAGAATATTTCGTCTCCTATTATGACTATTATCAACCTGAAGCTTATGTACCGAGTTCAGACACCTTTATCGAGAAAGACGCCTCGGTAAACGAGCATATCGAACAAATGCGGCTATCAGCCACCAAGGCACTGCTGGAGCGGCGCGACGTGGTGGTGGTTGCCTCGGTTTCTGCCATTTATGGTCTGGGTGACCCTGATTTATATCTGAAAATGATGCTGCATTTGACCAAGGGTATGATAATCGACCAACGCTCCATTTTACGGCGTTTGTCAGAATTGCAATACAGTCGCAACGACCAGGTGTTTCAGCGCGGCACTTTCCGGGTACGTGGCGAGGTTATCGACATCTTCCCAGCGGAGTCTGATGAATGGGCACTGCGGGTAGAGTTGTTTGATGAGGAAGTGGAGCGGCTATCGATATTTGATCCGCTGACCGGTCAGCTACAACATGAGGTTCCACGTTTTACTGTTTACCCTAAAACGCACTACGTTACCCCGAGGGAGCGTATTTTACAGGCGATGGAAGACATCAAGGTTGAGCTGGCAGAGCGGCGTAAGGTGCTGCTAGCCAACAACAAATTGATTGAAGAACAGCGTATTACCCAGCGAACCCAGTTTGACCTCGAAATGATGAATGAACTGGGTTATTGCTCTGGTATTGAAAACTATTCCCGCTATCTTTCGGGCCGTGGGCCGGGAGAGCCGCCGCCAACACTATTTGATTATCTACCATCAGATGGTTTGCTGATTGTAGATGAATCCCACGTCACCATCCCGCAAATCGGTGGCATGTACAAAGGTGACCGCTCACGTAAAGAAACATTGGTGGAATATGGCTTCCGGCTACCCTCGGCGCTGGATAACCGCCCAATGCGTTTTGAAGAGTTTGAAGCGTTGGCACCACAAACTATCTATGTTTCCGCCACTCCCGGTAAATATGAGCTGGAAAAATCCGGTGGCGATGTTATCGACCAAGTGGTGCGCCCAACCGGCTTACTGGATCCATTGATTGAGGTACGGCCTGTAGCAACGCAGGTGGATGACTTGCTATCAGAGATCCGCATTCGCGCTGCAATTAATGAGCGGGTGCTGGTCACTACGCTGACCAAACGCATGGCAGAGGATTTAACCGAGTATCTGGAAGAGCATGGCGCGCGGGTGCGTTACCTGCATTCGGATATTGATACCGTGGAGCGGGTTGAGATTATCCGTGATTTGCGTTTGGGTGAGTTTGATGTGCTGGTGGGGATCAACTTACTGCGAGAAGGGCTGGATATGCCGGAGGTTTCTCTCGTTGCCATCCTTGATGCTGATAAAGAAGGTTTCCTGCGTTCTGAGCGCTCATTGATCCAGACCATTGGTCGCGCAGCACGTAACCTTAATGGTAAAGCCATTCTTTATGGTGACAGAATTACGGCTTCAATGGAAAAAGCCATTGGTGAAACTGAGCGGCGTCGAGCCAAACAGCAAGCTTACAATGAAGAGCGCGGCATTATCCCACAGGGGCTAAACAAGAAGATCGGCGATATTCTGCAATTGGGTCAACCTTCTACCCGTGGCAAAGGGAAAAGCCGGGGTGGCAAAGTGGCTGATACCAACAACTACCAATCTCTGGCACCAAAAGCGCTTGATCAGAAAATCCGTGAATTGGAAGCGAAGATGTACACCCACGCGCAAAATCTTGAGTTTGAGCAGGCGGCAGAATTACGCGATCAGGTGCATCAGTTACGCCAGCAGTTCATCGCTATATCTTAATATCTTGCGGCATAGCTCGATTCCTCGTAAGGTGTGCCGCTAAATTTAGGGTAATAAAAGGGCAAATGATGAGTGACCATGTATCAAAAGATCCGTTACACGGAATTACCCTTGAACAACTGTTGACCAAATTGGTTGAGCATTATGGTTGGGAAGAGTTGGCATATCGCATCCGGATCAACTGTTTCACCAGCTCACCAAGTATCAAATCTAGCCTGAAGTTTTTGCGACGTACACCGTGGGCACGAACTAAAGTGGAAGAGCTTTATATCCACATGAATGCGACCGCTGCTTTGGAAGAAAAATCGCGTAAGTAACCTGGTTCGCCCACTTACACCGAGCCTGCGCCACCTAATTGTTGCAAGGTGGCTTCCAGTGCCTGGCGCAGTAACTCTCGGTCATGACGATAGGGAATATCTTTGGCTTCCAAGGGCTGTTGGACAATGATTCTGTCCGTAACGCCGCTGATATCAATGTGCGGGCTTACAATTGCTGCATCGATAATTTTTCGACCAATTTTACTTTCCATTATTTCCAGCTTTTCGTGTAATGACAGCTCAGCGGCCGCCACACTGAGTTCACGCCCCAGATTGCCAATATAAATCATGCTGGCAGAGCTGCGCCGCAGGGCTTGAGTGAGGTCATCGAGTAGTAACAGCGGCATCAGGCTGGTTAAGAAACTACCCGGCCCGATTAAAATGACATCCGCCTGGCCAATAGCTTCAACCGCTTCTTTGGTTGCGTGGACATGGGGGGACAGCAGCAAATCTTTCGGCATATGCGCAAGTTGGTCAATATTCACTTCGCCGTAAACCGGGTGCCCCTCATGATCGATAGCCAGCAAATCGACGGGGTGTTCTGACATAGGAATCAACCAGGCATCGACTTTCAGCAAACTACGCACCAGGTTAATAGCTTCAATGGGACGAATGCTGAGATGGTCCAGTGCCTTAAGCATTAAATTACCCAGATTATGGCCTGCCAGTTCGCCATTACCGGTAAATCGGTATTCGAACATTGCAGAAGCTACACTAGGTTCTGTTATCAATTGATTCAGACAGTTACGTGTGTCACCCCAGGCAATCCCCCCCTCTGAACGACGTATGCGACCAGTCGAACCACCATTATCGGTAGTAGTAACAATACCAGTCAGGCGTGAACCTAAAGGGGAAAGGGCTGACATCACTCGCCCCAGCCCATGGCCTCCACCTAAAGCAACCACCCGATCGAGGTCCGCTAATGTGCGATTTCGCATATTTTTCCTGTCTAAATATTGTAATAAGCATAGCTAATGGTGAAATTGCTGCATAAGTTAACGGATTTGCCGCCAAAACGCGATATAAGCCAAGATTTTCGTGATTTTAAACAAAGTATTATCCCCACAATAAAATAAGCTCAATAATATAAATTTTGTTATATAAGTCGTTGTATATAAATATATATAGCGAAAAACAGCAATTGGCTATCTTGTAGTTTTAGCGTTAGAATCTGTAGGAAAAGTGAGGGGTTTAGCGATTAGCGGCTATACCCAAAATGACTTTTTTAACCATGGTTCAGTTAGCTGTGAGCACAGTGACTGAGCACAAACTCCTAGCCTTAGTGTCTACGTTGTTGCGTTTATGGACAATATGATGCTCTGGCCGTGGCTTCAAGCCACCAGGGTGCGAGGTAGAAATGCCTGCATCTCCCGTATTTGGAAAGGTGTTATGGTACAACTTACAGACGCATTTGCGCGCAAGTTCTATTACTTGCGCCTATCGATTACCGATGTGTGTAATTTTCGCTGCACATATTGCCTGCCCGATGGCTACCGCCCGGACGGAGTAAAAAGTTTTCTCAGCCTTGACGAAATAAGCCGCGTCAGCCGGGCATTTGCCCTTTTGGGAACAGAAAAAATCCGTTTGACGGGGGGCGAGCCCTCTATGCGTCGCGATTTTACCGATATCATCGCAACTATTCGTCAAAATCCCGCGATCCGCACCTTGGCGGTGACTACCAATGGTTACCGTTTAGCCCGTGATGCCACCCAGTGGCGTGAGGCGGGGTTGACTGCAATTAATGTTAGTGTTGATAGCCTCGACCCACGGCAGTTTCATGCCATCACCGGGCAAGATAAATTTCATCAAGTGATGCAAGGCATTGATGCCGCTTTTGATGCGGGTTTTGAGAAAGTCAAAATCAATGCCGTGCTGATGCGGGATGTTAATGACAAGAATCTCGGTGCTTTCCTTAACTGGATAAAATCTCGCCCGATTCAACTGCGATTTATCGAACTGATGGAGACCGGTGAGGGCGGCAATTTGTTCCGCAAACACCATGTTTCCGGTAGCGTCATCCGCCAGCAATTACTCCAGCAAGGTTGGCAACAGCAAGAGCGTGCGCGCAGCGATGGCCCAGCTCAGGTATTTCATCACCCGGACTATCTGGGCGAAGTCGGGCTTATCATGCCGTATGAGAAAGACTTCTGTGCCAGTTGTAACCGCCTACGTGTTTCAGCGCTGGGAAACCTGCACTTATGCTTATTTGGCGAGCAGGGCATCACGCTGCGTGATTTGTTAGCCAGTGATGACCAGCAAGATGAGTTAATGGCGCGGATTCAAAGCGCATTGCAAACCAAAAAGCAAACTCATTTCTTGCATCAAGGCAACAGCGGTATCACACAGAATTTATCGTTTATTGGTGGCTGATCGGCTGCAATATCAAGAACTAAGGTTATCTATGACCCAACTGACTCACATCAATGCCGCTGGGGAAGCCCATATGGTGGATGTTTCCGCCAAAGCTGACACTGTACGTGAAGCGCGAGCGGAAGCTTTTGTTGAAATGCATGCTACGACATTAGCGATGATTATTGAGGGTAGCCATCATAAAGGTGATGTGTTTGCCACAGCACGAATTGCTGGCATTCAAGCGGCCAAAAAAACCTGGGAATTAATTCCTCTGTGTCACCCGCTGCTGCTTACCAAAGTGGAAGTCCAACTGGAAGCGCAACCGGAACACAATAGAGTTCGCATCGAATCCTGCTGCCGCTTGACCGGTAAAACCGGGGTGGAAATGGAAGCCCTCACCGCGGCGTCTGTTGCAGCCCTGACTATTTACGACATGTGTAAAGCCGTACAAAAAGACATGATAATTGGCCCGATTCGTCTGTTGGCAAAAAGTGGCGGAAAATCCGGTGATTTTAAGGTGAACCCATGATTCAGATTCTGTTTTTTGCTCAGGTTCGTGAGCTGGTGGGAACTGATCGCTTGCAACTGGCAGCGGAATTTCCAACGGTTGAAGCTTTGCGCCAATCCCTATGTCAGCGGGGCGAGCGCTGGCAGTTAGCACTTGAAGAAGGTAAATTGCTCACGGCGGTGAATCAATCGCTGGTCAACATGCAGCATCCTTTGGTTGCGGGGGATGAAGTGGCTTTCTTCCCACCAGTGACGGGAGGTTGATGATGGACAACACGCGTATTCGTGTCGGGCCGGAGTCATTTAATGTCGGCGAGGAGTACATCTGGTTGTCACAGTGCGATGAAGATGGCGCGGTGGTAACCTTCACCGGCAAAGTCCGAAATCATAATTTGGGGACTAATGTCAGTGCGTTGACGCTTGAGCATTATCCAGGGATGACAGAAAAAGCGCTGGAAGAAATTATTACTCAAGCGCGCAGCCGCTGGCCCTTGCAGCGCGTATCAGTTATTCATCGGGTGGGGCCGCTGTTTCCCGGCGATGAAATTGTTTTTGTCGGTGTGACCAGTGCTCATCGCAGTATGGCGTTTGAGTCGGCTGAGTTTATTATGGATTATCTGAAAACACGGGCACCATTCTGGAAACGCGAAGCGACCACTGACGGCGAACGTTGGGTCGAATCACGAGACAGTGATCATGCCGCTGCCAGGCGTTGGTAAACTGTACGTAAACCCGTGTAAAGATTGGCCCTAAACATCTATTTTTACCCCCTTGTTTGCCCTGTTTCTGTGGTACCCTTAAAGAGTCGGTGGGCTGTCAGTTGATAGCCTGTATCATTATTTATATGCATAAGGTAACTACCATGGATCGCTATCCACGCTCTAATGGTTCAATTGTCGAACGTGCCAACTCTGGCATTCAGGCATATATGGCGCAGGTATACGGCTGGATGACCTGTGGTCTGTTATTAACAGCAGTAGTCGCTTGGTATGCAGCGAACACGCCTGCGGTAATGAATTTTATCTTCTCCAGCCAGATCACCTTTTTCGGGCTGATTATTGTTCAGTTAGGTCTGGTATTTGTTATTTCTGGCATGGTTAATCGCTTAAGCGGTTCAATGGCAACCAGCCTGTTTATGTTGTATTCGGCGCTGACGGGCCTGACACTATCTAGTATTCTTATCATGTACACTGGCGCTTCTATTGCCAGCACATTTATTATTTGTGCCGGGATGTTTGGTGCGATGAGTGTGTATGGCTATACCACCAAACGTGATTTGAGTGGTATGGGTAGCATGCTGTTTATGGGCTTGATCGGTATCGTGTTAGCTTCTATCGTTAATATCTGGCTGAAAAGCCCAGCATTGATGTGGGCTGTCACTTATATCGGCGTGTTGGTATTTGTTGGCCTGACTGCTTACGATACTCAGAAACTGAAAAATATGGGTGCACAGTTGGATTCTAATGATAGAGATAATTTCCGTAAATATTCTATCGTCGGTGCATTGACTCTGTATCTTGATTTCATCAACTTGTTCCTGATGTTACTGCGGATTTTCGGCAACCGCCGCTAAGCGGGTTGATTAAGGGCTGCTACGCGGCAGATTTGCCCGGCGTATACTGCTCAAAATTTGAAAGGATACCAGATGGGTGTCCTCAGACTGCTGACAAACCCTAAGGACTCGATCTTGCAAGGTGAAGGCAGGTAGAAGAGTAAAGCGTCCGCGCTAGGGACGGCGTGGCTCGAGCCCCCAGGGAGGGGTTTACGGCGTCTTTACGATCTGCCTGTTTTCACCGTTACGGGCACTTTGTCATTAACCTCAAGGACACCAGATTGGTGTCCTTTTTGCTTTTTGGTGAGTGGATATAGAGTACTAACGATTAAATCCGTTACGCAATTTTCCGTCTAAACATTCCATATGCCACACTACCGGTGGTGGCGGTTATCACCAATAGCGGCCACAAGCTGTGCCAGATAATATCGAAACTGGCATCTTTGAGATAAATCTGTTTGGTGATATCAGTAAAGTGGCGGATAGGATTGATCCACGTGATGTTTTGCAGCCAAATGGGCATGTTCTCCACTGGGGATACATAACCAGAAAGTAGTATTGCCGGCATCATAAAGACAAATACGCCGATAAATGCTTGTTGCTGAGTGGAACATAGCGATGAAATCAATAAGCCAAAACCGACTAGCGACAGGCCGTAGAGCAACATAGTGCCGTAGAACAGTGCCAGTGACCCAGCAAAAGGAATCTGGTAGAAAAATATCCCGATAAACAACACGATAGTAGCCTGGAATGTGGCTACTATCAGCGCTGGAACCGCTTTACCGATAAAAATCTGCCAGGTTGTCAGCGGCGAAACCAAAAGTTGCTCCAGTGTCCCTTGCTCTCGCTCCCGTGCTACGGATAGCGACGTCACAATCAGTACGCCGATAGTTGTAATCATCGCAATCAATGAAGGCACTACAAACCATTTGTAATCCAAATTCGGGTTATACCAGTTTCTAATCACCAACTCGCTGTTATTGGGCTTAACTTGCCCCTTAGTCAATTCTAATTGGTACTCTTGCACGATTTGCTGAATGTAATTTGCCGCTATCTGAGCACTGTTGGAATTGCGCCCATCCAGTACGAGTTGTAGCTGAGTCATTTTGCCATTTGCCAAATCCGCACTGAACTGCTCAGGAAAACGAATCAACAGCAGCGCTTTCTGATTATCAATGACGGGCTGAATCTCTTGTGGACTGTGCAGCAGCAAGACGTGAGAAAAGGCTTCGGCTTTAGCAAAGCGCTGGGTGAGTTCGACCGAGGCCTTACCGCTATCCTCACTGTAAATGGCGATAGTGGCATTGGTTACTTCTAATGTGGCGGCGAATGGGAATAAGATCACTTGCAATATCACTGGCATGATTAATATCGCACGGGTTTGCGGTTCACGCAGTAGCGACTGTAACTCTTTAATAATCAATGTGTAGAGGCGATGAAACATTGCCAACTCCCTTCTGCTAATCGAGTCGACGACTTAATCTAATCGACGATGAGTTTTCCATGCCGTCAGGCCAATAAAGACCACGGCTGATGCGATCAGGAACAATAGGTTAATCACCAAAACGGTACCGATATTCCCCGCCAAAAATAGAGTTTGCAGGCTACTGACAAAATAGCGGGCAGGAATGATATAGGTCACGGCGCGGACAACGGCTGGCATACTGTCGATTTGGAAAATAAATCCAGACAGCATAACTGCGGGCAGGAATGCGGCGTTCAATGCCACCATAGCAGCATTGAACTGGTTGCGGGTGATAGTCGAAATCAATAACCCCATGCCCAGTGTGCTGGCTAAGAACAAGCTGGTCATGACAAACAATATCCACAATGAGCCACGATAAGGTACACCGAGGATAAACACCGCGACCACCATACATAGCGTCATAGCGACCATGCCGAGCACGTAATAGGGGATAAGTTTCGACAACAACAATTCACTGCGCGTGACTTGAGTCGACAGTAACGCCTCCATTGTGCCGCGTTCCCATTCGCGGGCGATTACCAGCGACGTCAGGATCGCGCCAATCACTGTCATGATAATAGTGATGGCACCTGGAATAATAAAATGTCGGCTGATGGCAGCAGGGTTAAACCAATAACGCACCTGAATCTCTATTAACGGATCATTCTTTTGCCCCAGATTTTGCGCCTGCTGCTGTTGCCATATTTGCCATACACCTTGAGCATAGCCTTGCACAAAGTTGGCAGTATTTGGCTCACTCCCATCAGTAATCACCTGAATTGGGGCTTTACTCTCAGGTCGTGCAAGTTGCTCGGCAAAGTCATTTGGAATCACAATAAGCCCACGAATTTTACCGGCCTGCATCGCCTGAATCAGTGCCTGACGGTTATCACTGATTTGTGGCGAGATATAAGGCGAACTGGCGAAGGCGTTAGCCAAATCTTGTGCGGGTTGGCTCTGTTGCTCCATCAAAATGCCAATATGCAGCTTGCTCGAATCCAGATTGATGCCGTAGCCAAATATAAACAGCAACAATAGGGGGATGACAAAAGCAATCAGCCCGCTGCTTGGGTCACGTAGAATTTGCCGGGTTTCTTTATTGCACAGCGCCCGTAAGCGACGCCAGGAGAATCCGGTGTCTTGATAAGTTTCACTCTCATTTACCGGCGATTTATTTACATGGAAATCATGTGGCTCGGTCATGGTTGTTGTTCCTTATCGTTCTGCTGGTCATAGCGCAAGACCAACCCGATGAATGCCTCTTCCATTGATGGATTCGGATTTTCATCAGTAGCAACTTGCTGCTTTAACTCATCCGGTGTACCTGCGGCGATGATTTTGCCGCGATAAACCAGGCCGATGCGATCACAATACTCCGCTTCATCCATAAAATGAGTGGTGACCATGACCGTCACACCTTTGTCTACCATCCCATTGATATGCAGCCAAAATTCACGGCGAGTGAGGGGGTCAACACCTGAAGTTGGTTCGTCCAGAAACAGGATGTCGGGTTCATGCATCAGGGCGCATGCCAGCGCCAGGCGCTGTTTGAACCCAAGCGGCAGTGAATCGGGTGTTTGTTTGAGAATCGGCGTGAAATTAAACGCTGACGTCATATCAGCAATTTTATCGCGCTGGATTTTACCCTGTAGGCCATAAACACCTGAGAAAAACTTCAGGTTTTGCTCCACAGTTAGGTTGCCATACAGTGAAAATTTCTGCGCCATATAACCCAAATGTTGGCGTGCTTTACCTGAGCTGGTTTTCAGATCCATACCCAGCACCAAGGCCTTGCCACTGCTGGGAATCAGCAAACCACACATCATCTTAAATGTGGTCGATTTACCCGCGCCATTCGGCCCGAGTAAGCCAAATATCTCGCCGCGTTTTACCTGAAAATTCACATGGTCGGTGGCGGCGAAATCACCAAATTTCTTGGTTAACTCTTGGGCTTCAATCACTGTTTCGTCATGGCTGCCTTCGACTTTGGGCATGATTTTTGCCAAAGCAGACTCACTGGCCGGGCCACCGCCCAGCAAGTCAATAAAGGCATCCTCAAAGCGCGGTTCGGCCTCCATGATTTCGCCATTAGGTTGATTTAACAGAGA
The sequence above is drawn from the Yersinia enterocolitica subsp. enterocolitica genome and encodes:
- a CDS encoding ABC transporter permease, which produces MFHRLYTLIIKELQSLLREPQTRAILIMPVILQVILFPFAATLEVTNATIAIYSEDSGKASVELTQRFAKAEAFSHVLLLHSPQEIQPVIDNQKALLLIRFPEQFSADLANGKMTQLQLVLDGRNSNSAQIAANYIQQIVQEYQLELTKGQVKPNNSELVIRNWYNPNLDYKWFVVPSLIAMITTIGVLIVTSLSVAREREQGTLEQLLVSPLTTWQIFIGKAVPALIVATFQATIVLFIGIFFYQIPFAGSLALFYGTMLLYGLSLVGFGLLISSLCSTQQQAFIGVFVFMMPAILLSGYVSPVENMPIWLQNITWINPIRHFTDITKQIYLKDASFDIIWHSLWPLLVITATTGSVAYGMFRRKIA
- a CDS encoding ABC transporter permease — translated: MTEPHDFHVNKSPVNESETYQDTGFSWRRLRALCNKETRQILRDPSSGLIAFVIPLLLLFIFGYGINLDSSKLHIGILMEQQSQPAQDLANAFASSPYISPQISDNRQALIQAMQAGKIRGLIVIPNDFAEQLARPESKAPIQVITDGSEPNTANFVQGYAQGVWQIWQQQQAQNLGQKNDPLIEIQVRYWFNPAAISRHFIIPGAITIIMTVIGAILTSLVIAREWERGTMEALLSTQVTRSELLLSKLIPYYVLGMVAMTLCMVVAVFILGVPYRGSLWILFVMTSLFLASTLGMGLLISTITRNQFNAAMVALNAAFLPAVMLSGFIFQIDSMPAVVRAVTYIIPARYFVSSLQTLFLAGNIGTVLVINLLFLIASAVVFIGLTAWKTHRRLD
- a CDS encoding ATP-binding cassette domain-containing protein, translating into MNGIQHLITLEGVEKSFPGLESPAVASLTTEIRSGAVTGLVGPDGAGKTTLLRMLAGLLKPSHGKLTVVGLDPVENDRQLHSILGYMPQKFGLYEDLTVMENLTLYADLRGVTGEQRRQTFERLLTFTDLTRFTERLAGKLSGGMKQKLGLACTLVGQPKVLLLDEPGVGVDPISRRELWRMVHELASDGMLILWSTSYLDEAEQCREVLLLNEGKLLYSGAPQELTQRMRGRTILVAAQTGTNRKLLQHALTLPQVSDGVIQGKYVRLILKPEVDHGQVLSLLNQPNGEIMEAEPRFEDAFIDLLGGGPASESALAKIMPKVEGSHDETVIEAQELTKKFGDFAATDHVNFQVKRGEIFGLLGPNGAGKSTTFKMMCGLLIPSSGKALVLGMDLKTSSGKARQHLGYMAQKFSLYGNLTVEQNLKFFSGVYGLQGKIQRDKIADMTSAFNFTPILKQTPDSLPLGFKQRLALACALMHEPDILFLDEPTSGVDPLTRREFWLHINGMVDKGVTVMVTTHFMDEAEYCDRIGLVYRGKIIAAGTPDELKQQVATDENPNPSMEEAFIGLVLRYDQQNDKEQQP